In Tachysurus vachellii isolate PV-2020 chromosome 3, HZAU_Pvac_v1, whole genome shotgun sequence, one genomic interval encodes:
- the LOC132842717 gene encoding C-type lectin domain family 4 member F-like → MDNSKNYHSPTDTEDDVYVNTEDCRAELKKSDISDRIELKDKKKPGKIFRSAFGLLLILGVLLTLCVVGILYHNKVVSYEILSEQYSNVTETLKTQEHEAKEIEKLFKVLQVEHQQVQEDLAACSANKNNGQCEEGWKSLGLKSYYFSFKLSWTQCRDYCVEKGGHMVIITSQTEQDFVVSQIGETHWIGLNDLETEGQWMWVNNKPLKETGVT, encoded by the exons ATGGACAATAGTAAAAACTATCACTCTCCAACAG ACACAGAGGATGATGTTTATGTGAATACAGAAGACTGTCGCGCAGAGCTGAAAAAATcag ATATCTCTGACCGTATTGAGCTGAAAGACAAGAAGAAACCAGGAAAGATCTTCAGATCTGCTTTTGGTCTCCTCCTAATACTTGGTGTTTTATTAACACTCTGTGTTGTAGGGATCCTTT ATCACAACAAAGTGGTTTCATATGAGATATTAAGTGAGCAGTATTCTAATGTTACTGAAACATTGAAGACGCAGGAACATGAAGCCAAGG aaataGAAAAACTGTTTAAAGTACTGCAGGTGGAGCACCAGCAAGTTCAGGAGGATCTCGCAGCATGCAGTG caaataaaaacaatggacAATGTGAGGAAGGATGGAAGTCCCTTGGTTTAAAGAGTTATTACTTCAGTTTTAAACTGAGCTGGACACAGTGTAGAGATTACTGTGTGGAGAAAGGAGGCCACATGGTGATTATAACCAGCCAAACTGAACAG GATTTTGTAGTTTCACAAATTGGAGAAACACACTGGATTGGATTGAATGACTTGGAGACTGAGGGTCAGTGGATGTGGGTGAACAACAAGCCTTTAAAGGAGACAGGTGTAACGTAA
- the LOC132842718 gene encoding C-type lectin domain family 1 member B-like, whose product MDNSENYHSPTDTEDDVYVTIEDCRAELKNSGSQAVDYDNVNTQQLHAKTKQRTASSSYNIIISALGLLLLGALVSLCAVGILYHNKVVSTEILSEGHENTTAKLMGLKYKATEIEKLIGMLKAKYQQAHERLSACNGKQNCTLCEEGWNSLGLKCYYFSTHTLNWTQSRDYCVDKGGHMVIITSQT is encoded by the exons ATGGACAATAGTGAAAACTATCATTCTCCAACAG ACACAGAGGATGATGTTTATGTCACTATAGAAGACTGTCGCGCAGAGCTGAAAAACTcag GATCACAAGCAGTGGATTATGACAATGTGAACACACAGCAGCTGCATGCAAAGACTAAACAACGCACAG ctTCATCTAGTTACAACATCATCATATCTGCTCTTGGTCTTCTGCTGCTTGGAGCTTTAGTGTCACTCTGTGCTGTAGGGATCTTGT ATCACAATAAAGTTGTTTCCACTGAGATATTAAGTGAAGGACACGAGAACACTACAGCCAAACTGATGGGGCTAAAATACAAAGCCACCG agaTAGAGAAACTGATTGGGATGCTGAAGGCAAAATACCAGCAAGCTCATGAACGTCTGTCTGCATGCAATG gaaaacaaaactgtACACTTTGTGAGGAAGGATGGAATTCTCTTGGTTTAAAGTGTTACTACTTCTCCACTCATACATTGAACTGGACACAGAGTCGAGATTACTGTGTGGATAAAGGAGGCCACATGGTGATTATAACCAGCCAAACTTAA
- the LOC132842714 gene encoding LOW QUALITY PROTEIN: C-type lectin domain family 6 member A-like (The sequence of the model RefSeq protein was modified relative to this genomic sequence to represent the inferred CDS: substituted 1 base at 1 genomic stop codon), which translates to MSFEFCKMENSENYHSPKDTEDNVYVNTEDCRSELKNSDISDRTELKDKKKPGKIFRSAFGLLLILGVLLTLCVVGILYHNKVVSYEILSEQYSNVTETLMTQEHKVKEIEKPYEALKVKHLQVXEDLAACSANKNNGQCEEGWKSLGLKCYYFSSSKLNWTQSRDYCVEKGGHMVIITSQTEQDFVVSQIGETHWIGLNDLETEGQWMWVNNKPLKETGVTFWFSAPGRPDEPDNWKEEDPSGEHCATLGHDTGDTDKWFDASCSRIKKCICEK; encoded by the exons ATGAGTTTTGAATTCTGCAAAATGGAGAATAGTGAAAACTATCATTCTCCAAAAG ACACAGAGGATAATGTTTATGTTAATACAGAAGACTGTCGCTCAGAGCTGAAAAACTCAG ATATCTCTGACCGCACTGAGCTGAAAGACAAGAAGAAACCAGGAAAGATCTTCAGATCTGCTTTTGGTCTCCTCCTAATACTTGGTGTTTTATTAACACTCTGTGTTGTAGGGATCCTTT ATCACAACAAAGTGGTTTCATATGAGATATTAAGTGAGCAGTATTCTAATGTTACTGAAACATTGATGACGCAAGAACATAAAGTCAAGg AGATAGAAAAACCGTATGAAGCACTGAAGGTGAAGCATCTGCAAGTTTAGGAGGATCTCGCTGCATGCAGTG caaataaaaacaatggacAATGTGAGGAAGGATGGAAGTCTCTTGGTTTAAAATGTTACTACTTCTCCAGTTCTAAACTGAACTGGACACAGAGTAGAGATTACTGTGTGGAGAAAGGAGGCCACATGGTGATTATAACCAGCCAAACTGAACAG GATTTTGTAGTTTCACAAATTGGAGAAACACACTGGATTGGTTTGAATGACTTGGAGACTGAAGGACAGTGGATGTGGGTGAACAACAAGCCTTTAAAGGAGACAGGTGTAAC ATTCTGGTTTAGTGCTCCCGGGAGACCTGATGAGCCTGATAACTGGAAAGAGGAGGACCCTTCTGGAGAGCACTGTGCTACTCTGGGTCATGATACTGGTGACACAGATAAATGGTTTGATGCTTCTTGTAGTAGAATCAAAAAGTGCATCTGTGAAAAGTAA
- the LOC132842140 gene encoding C-type lectin domain family 4 member E-like, producing MTQEHEVKEIEKLYEALKVKHQVQEDLVACSGKQNCKLCEEGWKSLGLKCYYFSTHTLNWTQSRDYCVEKGGHMVIIISQTEQGFLFSEIGETNWIGLNDLETEGQWMWVNNQPLNEMGVTFWFSSPEGPNEPDNWTKMDPSGENCAALGDAVGNIHKWFDSSCSAIKKCICEN from the exons ATGACGCAGGAACATGAAGTCAAGg AGATAGAAAAACTGTATGAAGCACTGAAGGTGAAGCATCAAGTTCAGGAAGATCTCGTTGCATGCAGTG gaaaacaaaactgtAAACTTTGTGAGGAAGGATGGAAGTCTCTTGGTTTAAAGTGTTACTACTTCTCCACTCATACATTGAACTGGACACAGAGTCGAGATTACTGTGTGGAGAAAGGAGGCCACATGGTGATTATAATCAGCCAAACTGAACAG GGCTTTTTATTCTCAGAAATTGGAGAAACAAACTGGATTGGATTGAATGACTTGGAGACTGAGGGTCAGTGGATGTGGGTGAACAACCAGCCCTTAAATGAGATGGGTGTAAC GTTCTGGTTTAGTTCTCCAGAGGGACCAAATGAGCCTGATAACTGGACAAAGATGGACCCTTCTGGAGAGAACTGTGCTGCTCTGGGGGATGCAGTTGGTAACATACATAAATGGTTTGATTCTTCATGTAGTGCAATCAAAAAGTGCATCTgtgaaaattaa
- the LOC132842141 gene encoding C-type lectin domain family 4 member A-like: MYEITNAFLSDISDRTELKDKKKPGKIFRSAFGLLLILGVLLTLCVVGILYHNKVVSYEILSEQYSNVTETLMTQEHEVKEIEKLYEALKVKHLQVQEDLVACSANKNSGQCEEGWKSLGLKCYYFSSSKLNWEQCRDYCVEKGGHMVIITSQTEQDFVVSQIGGETHWIGLNDLETEGQWMWVNNKPLKETGVTFWFSAPGRPDEPDNWKEEDPSGENCAALGHATGETDQWFDVSCSRIKKCICEK, encoded by the exons ATGTATGAAATAACTAACGCTTTTCTCTCAGATATCTCTGACCGCACTGAGCTGAAAGACAAGAAGAAACCAGGAAAGATCTTCAGATCTGCTTTTGGTCTCCTCCTAATACTTGGTGTTTTATTAACACTCTGTGTTGTAGGGATCCTTT ATCACAACAAAGTGGTTTCATATGAGATATTAAGTGAGCAGTATTCTAATGTTACTGAAACATTGATGACGCAGGAACATGAAGTCAAGg AGATAGAAAAACTGTATGAAGCACTGAAGGTGAAGCATCTGCAAGTTCAGGAAGATCTCGTTGCATGCAGTG caaataaaaacagtggACAATGTGAGGAAGGATGGAAGTCTCTTGGTTTAAAATGTTACTACTTCTCCAGTTCTAAACTGAACTGGGAACAGTGTAGAGATTACTGTGTGGAGAAAGGAGGCCACATGGTGATTATAACCAGCCAAACTGAACAG GATTTTGTAGTTTCACAAATTGGAGGAGAAACACACTGGATTGGTTTGAATGACTTGGAGACTGAAGGACAGTGGATGTGGGTGAACAACAAGCCTTTAAAGGAGACAGGTGTAAC ATTCTGGTTTAGTGCTCCCGGGAGACCTGATGAGCCTGATAACTGGAAAGAGGAGGACCCTTCTGGAGAGAACTGTGCTGCTCTGGGTCATGCTACTGGTGAAACAGATCAATGGTTTGATGTTTCTTGTAGTAGAATCAAAAAGTGCATCTGTGAAAAGTAa